Proteins encoded together in one Streptomyces sp. NA04227 window:
- a CDS encoding serine/threonine-protein kinase translates to MRPLRTSDPATVGPYRLLAEIGRGGMGRVLLAAAPDGRLLAVKQVHARFAADEGFRARFRREVAATRKVSGAFTAAVLDADADAERPWLASVFVSGPALGGAVEQSGPLPVEAVRRLAAGLAAALTEIHRVGLIHRDLKPENVLLAEDGVRVIDFGIARAAESADATGLTGTGWVVGSPAFMSPEQAQGEEPTPASDVFSLGAVLAMAATGASPFEGTSVPQTLYQVVHSEPELSAVPAELLPVIEPCLAKDPGARPAPAEVLALVGALAPRQHPWPESVHRMISGRQAEIDGLSGRSGEAGAAGGPGGTGGIGETLGLRPASMTPTPTALATAFVAEHEQATVSAPAAPGTAVLTQLSGSSPSFPSSPSSPSSTGRRRSARCTAALVALGLVLVAGAGVGVYAATADSGSGEPRAGASAPGEHDAGPAADQQPEDENLSDQHPADQQTESPSTTPDKYSMAPVCAEAAPQLPLPERDKSRDRYNELSQGANTTCGWAEPGVYSADAVVSWELNRTVRGSTDSGTETQRARFRDLAEGERPEKGLDFGDEAFWDQPDASDSYGSDFTCDLTVRDGNLRVSVGLGGETFPAGDCEGRAEEIARAALKAMPRG, encoded by the coding sequence ATGAGGCCGCTGCGTACCTCGGACCCGGCGACGGTGGGGCCCTACCGGCTGCTCGCGGAGATCGGCCGGGGCGGGATGGGCCGGGTGCTGCTCGCGGCGGCGCCCGACGGGCGGCTGCTCGCCGTCAAACAGGTGCATGCCAGGTTCGCCGCCGACGAGGGCTTCCGGGCCCGGTTCCGGCGCGAGGTCGCGGCCACCCGTAAGGTCTCCGGCGCCTTTACGGCGGCGGTGCTCGACGCCGACGCGGACGCCGAACGGCCTTGGCTGGCCTCGGTGTTCGTGTCCGGGCCCGCGCTCGGCGGCGCCGTGGAGCAGTCCGGTCCGCTGCCCGTGGAGGCGGTACGACGGCTGGCCGCGGGACTGGCGGCGGCGCTCACCGAGATCCACCGGGTGGGCCTGATCCACCGGGACCTCAAGCCGGAGAACGTGCTGCTCGCCGAGGACGGCGTACGCGTCATCGACTTCGGTATCGCCCGCGCCGCCGAAAGCGCCGACGCCACCGGACTGACCGGAACCGGCTGGGTGGTCGGCTCGCCCGCCTTCATGTCGCCCGAGCAGGCACAGGGCGAGGAGCCGACTCCCGCGAGCGATGTCTTCTCACTCGGCGCGGTACTGGCCATGGCGGCCACCGGCGCCAGCCCCTTCGAGGGCACCTCGGTGCCGCAGACCCTCTACCAGGTCGTCCACTCCGAGCCCGAACTCTCCGCCGTACCAGCGGAGTTGCTCCCGGTCATCGAGCCTTGCCTGGCCAAGGACCCCGGCGCGCGTCCGGCTCCGGCGGAGGTGCTCGCCCTGGTCGGCGCTCTTGCGCCACGGCAGCACCCCTGGCCGGAGTCCGTGCATCGGATGATCTCCGGGCGGCAGGCCGAGATCGATGGGTTGTCGGGGCGGTCAGGGGAGGCGGGTGCGGCAGGTGGGCCGGGCGGGACAGGCGGGATCGGTGAGACGCTCGGCCTCCGGCCCGCGTCAATGACCCCGACCCCGACTGCTCTCGCGACCGCGTTCGTCGCCGAGCACGAGCAGGCGACCGTGAGCGCGCCCGCCGCACCCGGCACGGCGGTGCTCACCCAGCTGTCCGGCTCCTCCCCGTCCTTCCCGTCGTCCCCGTCGTCCCCGTCGAGTACGGGCCGGAGGCGAAGTGCCCGATGTACGGCGGCACTTGTGGCCCTCGGACTCGTCCTGGTGGCGGGCGCCGGGGTGGGCGTCTACGCGGCGACGGCGGACAGCGGGTCCGGCGAACCGCGCGCCGGGGCGTCCGCGCCGGGCGAGCACGATGCCGGGCCCGCGGCCGACCAGCAGCCCGAGGACGAGAATCTCTCAGACCAGCATCCCGCCGACCAGCAGACCGAGTCCCCGTCGACGACGCCCGACAAGTACTCGATGGCACCGGTGTGCGCGGAGGCCGCGCCCCAACTCCCGCTGCCCGAGCGGGACAAGAGCCGGGACCGCTACAACGAGCTCTCGCAGGGCGCCAACACCACCTGCGGCTGGGCGGAGCCCGGCGTTTACTCGGCGGACGCGGTGGTCAGCTGGGAACTCAACCGCACGGTCCGGGGCAGTACGGACAGCGGCACCGAAACCCAGCGCGCGCGGTTCCGCGACCTCGCCGAGGGTGAACGGCCGGAAAAGGGGCTCGACTTCGGTGACGAGGCCTTCTGGGACCAGCCCGACGCCTCGGACTCCTACGGGTCGGATTTCACCTGCGACCTGACCGTGCGCGACGGGAACCTACGGGTGAGCGTGGGCCTCGGCGGCGAGACGTTCCCCGCGGGTGACTGCGAGGGGCGCGCCGAGGAGATCGCCCGTGCGGCGCTGAAAGCCATGCCGCGAGGGTGA
- the dtd gene encoding D-aminoacyl-tRNA deacylase, with product MRAVVQRVDGASVVVDGADGPVTTGEIKGEGLCVLVGVTHEDTKEKAAQLARKLWSLRILKDERSCSDTGAGLLVISQFTLYGDARKGRRPTWNAAAPGPVAEPLVDEVVAQLRALGASVETGRFGAQMRVSLTNDGPFTVLVEI from the coding sequence ATGCGTGCAGTGGTACAGCGGGTGGACGGGGCGAGCGTCGTCGTGGACGGCGCGGACGGACCGGTCACCACCGGAGAGATCAAGGGCGAGGGCCTGTGCGTCCTGGTCGGCGTCACACACGAGGACACCAAGGAGAAGGCGGCCCAACTGGCCCGCAAACTCTGGTCGCTTCGCATCCTGAAGGACGAGCGTTCCTGCTCGGACACGGGCGCGGGCCTCCTGGTGATCAGCCAGTTCACCCTCTACGGCGACGCCCGCAAGGGCCGCCGCCCCACCTGGAACGCCGCCGCCCCCGGCCCGGTGGCCGAGCCCCTGGTCGACGAGGTGGTGGCCCAACTCCGCGCCCTGGGCGCCTCGGTGGAGACCGGCCGCTTCGGCGCGCAGATGCGCGTCTCGCTCACCAACGACGGCCCGTTCACGGTGCTCGTCGAGATCTGA
- a CDS encoding asparaginase, with amino-acid sequence MPPSFAAGSLDENAEISGPAPVLAEVVRSGFLEGRHRGSLVVLDAGGEVEFSLGNPSAPVFPRSTNKPMQAAAVLRAGLALAGERLALAAASHSGEAFHLELVRRMLAEQGLREDQLQCPPDLPLDPQEAENYLASGQVRDRVAMNCSGKHTAMLAVCLQAGWPTENYLAEDHPLQLLVRTVIEEAAGEQVTAVGTDGCGAPLMALSLTGLARSYRHFVSAADGSAERRVADAMRAHPEYVAGTRRPDTWLMRALPGTLSKMGAEAVQVVALPDGRALAFKIDDGSLRALGPVLARALRIAGVDDPVLERIGRAPLLGGGAEVGEIRAAF; translated from the coding sequence ATGCCCCCGTCGTTCGCAGCAGGCAGCCTCGACGAGAACGCCGAGATATCCGGCCCGGCGCCGGTGCTCGCCGAGGTCGTCCGCTCCGGGTTCCTGGAGGGACGGCACCGCGGTTCCCTGGTCGTACTCGACGCCGGGGGCGAGGTCGAGTTCTCGCTCGGCAACCCGTCCGCGCCGGTCTTCCCGCGCTCGACGAACAAGCCGATGCAGGCGGCCGCCGTACTGCGGGCCGGGCTCGCCCTCGCGGGCGAGCGGCTGGCGCTGGCCGCCGCGAGCCACTCCGGGGAGGCCTTCCACCTCGAACTGGTCCGGCGGATGCTGGCCGAGCAGGGGCTGCGCGAGGACCAGCTCCAGTGCCCGCCCGATCTGCCGCTGGACCCTCAGGAGGCGGAGAACTACCTCGCCTCCGGCCAGGTGCGCGACCGCGTGGCCATGAACTGCTCGGGCAAGCACACCGCGATGCTCGCCGTCTGCCTCCAGGCGGGCTGGCCCACCGAGAACTACCTCGCCGAGGACCACCCGCTCCAGCTCCTGGTGCGCACCGTGATCGAGGAGGCGGCAGGTGAGCAGGTCACCGCGGTCGGCACCGACGGCTGCGGCGCCCCGCTGATGGCGCTCTCGCTCACCGGCCTGGCCCGTTCGTACCGCCACTTCGTGAGCGCCGCCGACGGCTCGGCCGAGCGCCGGGTCGCCGACGCGATGCGGGCCCACCCCGAGTACGTGGCCGGCACCCGTCGCCCCGACACCTGGCTGATGCGCGCGCTGCCGGGCACGCTGTCCAAGATGGGCGCCGAGGCCGTACAGGTCGTGGCGCTGCCGGACGGCCGCGCCCTCGCCTTCAAGATCGACGACGGTTCACTTCGGGCACTCGGTCCGGTACTCGCGCGGGCGCTGCGGATCGCCGGGGTGGACGACCCGGTGCTGGAGCGGATCGGCCGGGCGCCGTTGCTGGGTGGCGGGGCCGAGGTGGGGGAGATTCGGGCGGCGTTCTGA
- a CDS encoding GNAT family N-acetyltransferase gives MSRDDAAPVEIRPVHEDEYADWLRSVNSGFLTAPATPSPERVAVLRQWADLGRTQGAFDGGRIVGNFRSFSQRLTVVGGADVPADAVTNVGVSPTHRRRGILSRMMAADLGAARDRGDVVATLISAEYPIYGRYGFGPCASVARWDVEVPRAGLDPRWSAPDCGGRIDLVDVTEVRKHGPELHERLRALRHGVVDRPARWWERWTGQHPMPEEPWKEPFYALYRSPSGEVEGLVAYQADGTWHDGKQPMERATIDDLIALNPDAERALWHFVCSIDWITRIRTDYRAPDDLLPDLLPDPRAARIGVLADWLWVRLLDVERALSSRTYATAGTLVLDVTDRSGLGGAGRYRLETDGPSASCVRTTDEAELTLDIADLASVWLGEVSADRLRLLGRVAEGREGVVERADAMFRTARRAWCPDVF, from the coding sequence ATGAGCCGTGATGACGCTGCCCCCGTGGAGATTCGCCCTGTCCATGAGGACGAGTACGCCGACTGGCTGCGGTCCGTCAACTCCGGCTTTCTGACCGCTCCGGCGACGCCGTCCCCGGAGCGGGTCGCGGTGCTCCGGCAGTGGGCCGATCTCGGGCGGACGCAGGGGGCGTTCGACGGGGGCAGGATCGTCGGGAACTTCCGGTCGTTCTCGCAGCGGCTCACGGTGGTCGGCGGTGCGGACGTGCCCGCGGACGCCGTCACCAATGTCGGGGTCTCGCCCACGCACCGCAGGCGCGGGATCCTCAGCCGGATGATGGCCGCCGACCTCGGCGCCGCCCGCGACCGGGGCGATGTGGTCGCCACCCTGATCTCCGCCGAGTACCCGATCTACGGGCGCTACGGCTTCGGCCCCTGCGCCTCCGTCGCACGCTGGGACGTCGAGGTGCCGCGCGCCGGGCTCGACCCGCGCTGGTCGGCGCCGGACTGCGGCGGCCGTATCGACCTGGTGGACGTGACCGAGGTACGCAAGCACGGGCCTGAACTGCACGAACGGCTGCGGGCGTTGAGGCACGGCGTGGTCGACCGCCCCGCCCGCTGGTGGGAGCGGTGGACCGGCCAGCACCCGATGCCGGAGGAGCCGTGGAAGGAGCCCTTCTACGCGCTCTACCGCTCGCCCTCGGGCGAGGTCGAGGGCCTGGTGGCGTACCAGGCCGACGGTACGTGGCACGACGGCAAGCAGCCGATGGAGCGGGCCACCATCGACGACCTGATCGCGCTCAACCCCGACGCCGAGCGCGCCCTGTGGCACTTCGTCTGCTCGATCGACTGGATCACCCGCATCCGCACCGACTACCGCGCCCCCGACGACCTGCTGCCCGACCTCCTGCCCGACCCGCGCGCCGCCAGGATCGGCGTACTCGCCGACTGGCTGTGGGTACGGCTCCTGGACGTCGAACGCGCCCTGAGCTCCCGTACGTACGCCACCGCCGGAACCCTCGTCCTCGACGTCACCGACCGCAGCGGGCTCGGCGGCGCGGGCCGCTACCGTCTGGAGACGGACGGCCCGTCCGCGAGCTGCGTACGCACCACCGACGAGGCCGAACTCACCTTGGACATCGCCGACTTGGCTTCGGTCTGGCTCGGCGAGGTGTCGGCGGACCGGCTGCGGTTGCTGGGGCGCGTGGCCGAGGGGCGCGAGGGTGTGGTGGAACGGGCGGACGCCATGTTCCGTACTGCGCGGCGTGCTTGGTGCCCGGATGTGTTCTGA
- a CDS encoding Gfo/Idh/MocA family protein, translating to MTDAPIRIGLVGYGFGGRYFHAPLLASAPDCDFLGVVTTSPERRKQIADELNRPTYDSLTELARAGAEAVAISTPAATHIPLAQEALRLGLAVVCDKPFALDAASARETVELAKRLKVQLTVYQNRRWDSDFLTLRRLVADGALGTLTRFESRFERFQPEPGPPAAGGGTLLDFGSHLVDQALVLSGPVERVYAEMRSSDGGTGLDGDVLDEDVFVALTHRNGARSHLSGSWRQGAPGPRFRATGTTGTYVVDGVDGQEDLLVAGASPASEGERWGIEPERRWGRVLRGDHAEPAPSARGEWDLFYPAFAAAVRGTRPLPVDPWDAVTTATVLDAARTSATTGEVVRLP from the coding sequence ATGACGGACGCGCCCATACGGATCGGACTCGTCGGCTACGGCTTCGGCGGCAGGTACTTCCACGCGCCGCTGCTCGCCTCGGCCCCCGACTGTGACTTCCTCGGGGTGGTCACCACCTCTCCCGAGCGCCGCAAGCAGATCGCCGACGAGCTCAACCGGCCCACGTACGACTCCTTGACGGAACTGGCCCGGGCGGGAGCCGAGGCGGTCGCGATCTCCACCCCGGCGGCCACACACATTCCGCTGGCCCAGGAGGCGTTGCGGCTGGGCCTGGCGGTGGTCTGCGACAAGCCGTTCGCGCTCGACGCCGCTTCGGCGCGGGAGACGGTTGAACTGGCAAAACGGCTGAAGGTTCAGCTGACGGTCTATCAGAACCGGCGCTGGGACTCCGACTTCCTGACTCTGCGTCGACTCGTGGCCGACGGCGCGCTCGGCACTCTGACCCGCTTCGAGTCGCGTTTCGAGCGGTTCCAGCCCGAGCCCGGCCCGCCGGCCGCGGGCGGCGGCACCCTGCTCGACTTCGGCAGCCACCTGGTCGACCAGGCACTCGTCCTGTCCGGTCCGGTCGAGCGGGTGTACGCGGAGATGCGGAGCAGCGACGGCGGCACGGGGCTGGACGGGGACGTTCTCGACGAGGACGTTTTCGTCGCGCTGACCCACCGGAACGGCGCCCGGTCACACCTGTCCGGCAGCTGGCGGCAGGGCGCACCCGGCCCGCGCTTCCGCGCCACCGGGACTACCGGGACGTATGTGGTCGACGGCGTGGACGGCCAGGAAGACCTGCTGGTCGCGGGTGCCTCCCCGGCCTCGGAGGGCGAGCGCTGGGGCATCGAGCCCGAGCGGCGCTGGGGCCGGGTGCTGCGCGGCGACCACGCCGAGCCGGCACCGTCCGCCCGTGGCGAATGGGACCTCTTCTACCCGGCCTTCGCCGCCGCGGTCCGTGGCACCCGTCCGCTCCCCGTGGATCCCTGGGACGCCGTGACCACCGCGACCGTACTGGACGCCGCCCGCACCAGTGCCACCACCGGCGAGGTCGTACGTCTGCCCTGA
- a CDS encoding TetR/AcrR family transcriptional regulator yields the protein MTSNPGQRTRRRLSTEERREQLLSVGATLFAQSPYDDVWIERVAEIAGVSRGLLYHYFPNKRDFFAAVVRHESARMLRQTAAIPGIPVREQLDTGIDRFLAYVESHAEGFRAFHRAEATGDPLVREVYRSAMAAHERQIVDALGADPTLTPLTEDPHALRLAVHGWLAFMVAVCLDWVDDPRLSRDQVRSLCSRALLGAITP from the coding sequence ATGACCTCGAATCCCGGGCAGCGCACCCGACGCCGTCTGAGTACGGAGGAACGCAGGGAGCAGTTGCTGTCCGTCGGCGCGACGCTCTTCGCGCAGAGTCCGTACGACGACGTCTGGATCGAGCGGGTCGCCGAGATCGCGGGCGTCTCGCGCGGGCTGCTGTACCACTACTTCCCGAACAAACGGGACTTCTTCGCCGCCGTCGTCCGCCACGAGAGCGCGCGCATGCTGCGCCAGACGGCCGCGATCCCGGGCATCCCGGTCCGCGAGCAACTCGACACCGGCATCGACCGGTTCCTCGCCTACGTGGAGAGCCACGCCGAGGGCTTCCGCGCCTTCCACCGCGCCGAGGCCACGGGCGACCCCCTGGTACGCGAGGTCTACCGCAGCGCGATGGCCGCGCACGAACGGCAGATCGTCGACGCCCTCGGCGCCGACCCGACCCTGACGCCCCTCACCGAGGACCCGCACGCCCTGCGCCTGGCCGTCCACGGCTGGCTGGCCTTCATGGTCGCCGTCTGCCTCGACTGGGTCGACGACCCCCGGCTCTCCCGTGACCAGGTACGGAGCCTGTGCTCACGGGCACTCCTTGGGGCGATCACGCCGTAG
- a CDS encoding cytochrome P450 gives MVRTTKSEPGPGAGASAQAGAGGVAEASGPAPDSATCPVTRPVADDGADHGTGHAAAPAPHPKGFRNAALGWPELDRIPHPPRRLPFAGDLLGANLRTPVQDSVRLGRALGPIYRRKAFGKEFVFVAGAELAADIADESRFAKHVGLGVANLRPVGGDGLFTAYNHEPNWQLAHEILAPGFSREAMGGYHPLMLDVTRRLMEHWDERARAGAYADVPGDMTKLTLETIARTGFGHDFGSFDRDRPHPFVSAMVGTLAHAQRRNVVPRALAPMVMRRAERRGAADIALLNSTVDEVVAARARGAAGQGDLLDRMLEVAHPVTGERLSQENIRRQVITFLIAGHETTSGALSFALHYLSRNPGILARARAEIDRVWGDVPEPGYEQVAKLRYLRRVLDESMRLWPTAPGFAREAREDTVLGGVHPMRRGAWALVLTMLVHRDPVAWGPDPETFDPDRFAPQAVRSRPPHVFKPFGTGARACIGRQFALHEATLVLGMLLRRYDLHPDPAYRLRVTERLTLMPEGLRLRPVRR, from the coding sequence ATGGTGCGGACGACGAAGTCGGAGCCGGGTCCGGGCGCGGGGGCGAGTGCACAGGCAGGGGCAGGCGGGGTGGCGGAAGCCTCCGGGCCCGCGCCCGACTCCGCGACGTGCCCCGTGACCCGCCCCGTGGCGGATGACGGGGCGGATCACGGGACGGGTCACGCGGCCGCCCCCGCGCCGCACCCCAAGGGCTTCCGGAACGCCGCCCTGGGGTGGCCGGAACTCGACCGCATCCCGCACCCGCCGCGCCGACTGCCGTTCGCCGGTGATCTGCTCGGCGCCAATCTGCGGACGCCGGTGCAGGACTCGGTGCGCCTGGGGCGGGCGCTCGGGCCGATCTACCGGCGCAAGGCCTTCGGCAAGGAGTTCGTCTTCGTGGCGGGGGCGGAGCTGGCGGCGGACATCGCGGACGAGTCGCGGTTCGCCAAGCACGTCGGGCTCGGGGTCGCGAACCTGCGGCCGGTGGGCGGCGACGGGCTGTTCACGGCGTACAACCACGAGCCCAACTGGCAACTGGCGCACGAGATCCTGGCACCTGGGTTCAGCCGCGAGGCGATGGGCGGCTACCACCCGCTGATGCTGGACGTTACGCGCAGGCTCATGGAGCACTGGGACGAGCGGGCCCGCGCGGGCGCGTACGCGGACGTGCCCGGCGACATGACGAAACTGACCCTGGAGACCATCGCCCGCACCGGATTCGGGCACGACTTCGGCTCCTTCGACCGGGACCGTCCGCACCCCTTCGTCTCCGCGATGGTCGGCACCCTCGCCCACGCCCAGCGCCGCAACGTCGTACCGCGCGCCCTCGCCCCCATGGTCATGCGCCGCGCCGAGCGCCGTGGCGCGGCCGACATCGCCCTGCTCAACAGCACCGTCGACGAGGTGGTGGCGGCCCGCGCCCGCGGCGCCGCCGGACAGGGCGACCTGCTCGACCGGATGCTGGAGGTCGCGCACCCGGTCACCGGCGAGCGGCTGTCGCAGGAGAACATCCGGCGCCAGGTGATCACCTTCCTGATCGCCGGGCACGAGACCACCTCCGGCGCGCTCTCCTTCGCCCTGCACTACCTGTCCCGGAATCCCGGGATCCTGGCCCGGGCCCGTGCGGAGATCGACCGCGTCTGGGGCGACGTTCCGGAGCCCGGCTACGAACAGGTCGCCAAACTGCGGTACTTGCGCCGGGTCCTGGACGAGTCCATGCGACTGTGGCCCACCGCGCCCGGCTTCGCCCGGGAGGCGCGCGAGGACACCGTGCTCGGCGGCGTGCACCCGATGCGGCGGGGCGCGTGGGCGCTCGTCCTCACCATGCTGGTGCACCGCGACCCCGTCGCCTGGGGCCCGGACCCGGAGACCTTCGACCCCGACCGCTTCGCCCCGCAGGCGGTCCGCTCCCGCCCGCCGCACGTCTTCAAGCCCTTCGGCACCGGCGCCCGCGCCTGCATCGGCCGCCAATTCGCCCTGCACGAGGCCACGTTGGTACTCGGCATGCTCCTGCGCCGCTACGACCTCCACCCCGACCCCGCCTACCGCCTCCGCGTCACGGAGCGGCTGACCCTCATGCCGGAGGGGTTGCGGTTGCGGCCGGTGCGGAGGTGA
- a CDS encoding NAD(P)/FAD-dependent oxidoreductase, which translates to MTSATAAHAPCADSLNSPSASAASDPIPARPRTGTLLVVGAGMAAHRLVTELREQDPEGRWQVTVLGAEPHAPYDRIALSSCAEGRSPAALALSALDGPHTELRTGTTVTGIDRAARTVTCADGARLGYDALVLATGARPFVPPVPGRELPGCLTYRTLDDIAALRTAAAGVETGVVVGGGLLGLEAANALRHLGVRPHVVETAPHLMPAQTDAEGGALLGRLVTRLGVDVHCGTAVSQVEPGPDGRVHRVELSDGTQLPARLVVFAAGVRPRDELAESAGLARAERGGILTDQRCRTEDPHIWAIGDCAAVDGRAYGLVAPANRMAEAVARQLLGDEGALFTGGATATELKLLGVDVASLGDVRATTPGALRLTHADAAAGTYAKLVLGPDGRTLLGGVLVGDTAGYSTLRALLGRELTTPAGKLLTSAA; encoded by the coding sequence ATGACCAGCGCCACCGCCGCCCACGCGCCTTGCGCAGACTCCCTCAACTCGCCTTCCGCCAGCGCCGCTTCCGACCCGATCCCCGCCCGCCCCCGCACCGGCACCCTCTTGGTCGTAGGCGCCGGTATGGCCGCCCACCGGCTGGTGACCGAACTGCGGGAGCAAGACCCCGAGGGCCGTTGGCAGGTCACCGTCCTCGGTGCGGAGCCGCACGCGCCCTACGACCGGATCGCCCTGTCCTCCTGCGCCGAGGGGCGCAGCCCCGCCGCCCTCGCACTGTCCGCCCTTGACGGGCCGCACACCGAGCTGCGCACCGGCACCACGGTGACCGGCATCGACCGGGCGGCGCGTACGGTCACCTGCGCGGACGGCGCCCGGCTCGGCTACGACGCGCTCGTACTCGCCACCGGTGCACGGCCGTTCGTCCCGCCGGTCCCCGGCCGTGAGCTGCCCGGCTGCCTGACCTACCGCACCCTCGACGACATCGCCGCCCTGCGCACTGCCGCGGCCGGCGTGGAGACCGGAGTGGTCGTCGGCGGCGGGCTGCTCGGCCTGGAGGCGGCGAACGCGCTGCGCCATCTCGGCGTACGGCCGCACGTGGTCGAGACCGCGCCGCATCTGATGCCCGCCCAGACCGACGCGGAGGGCGGTGCGCTGCTCGGCCGTCTCGTGACGCGGCTGGGCGTGGACGTGCACTGCGGTACGGCGGTGTCACAGGTCGAGCCCGGACCCGACGGACGGGTACACCGCGTCGAACTCTCCGACGGCACCCAACTGCCCGCGCGTCTGGTGGTGTTCGCGGCCGGAGTCCGCCCCCGGGACGAACTCGCCGAGAGCGCGGGCCTGGCCCGGGCCGAGCGCGGCGGCATCCTCACCGACCAACGCTGCCGTACGGAGGACCCGCACATCTGGGCCATCGGCGACTGCGCGGCGGTGGACGGACGGGCGTACGGCCTGGTGGCGCCCGCGAACCGGATGGCGGAGGCGGTCGCCCGCCAACTGCTCGGCGACGAGGGCGCGTTGTTCACGGGGGGCGCGACGGCCACCGAGCTGAAGCTGCTCGGTGTGGACGTGGCCTCCCTCGGCGACGTCCGCGCCACCACCCCGGGCGCCCTGCGGCTCACCCACGCCGACGCCGCGGCGGGCACCTACGCCAAGCTCGTCCTCGGCCCCGACGGACGCACCCTGCTCGGCGGCGTCCTGGTCGGCGACACCGCCGGGTACTCCACCCTGCGCGCACTTCTGGGCCGAGAACTCACCACTCCGGCGGGGAAGTTGCTCACCTCGGCCGCGTAA
- a CDS encoding FAD-dependent oxidoreductase, translating to MSRTVVVGDGSAAHHLAERLHHHGHPGPVTLLSTGAGGPACHVALLPSVLDGTLPPEAAALPALPADVVRGTGVVTGIDRERRLVHTGDGQAYAYDRLVLATGAAAHIPDVLGVRTADGALTEGAITLDRPADWARAAARSGPVAVIGGSARGVESALALRRAGREVTLVHEAAHPLDGALDTVAGGLLAARLEREGIELLPGRRAVSWSHGKLVLDDCSAVAAESLLLCTGTVPRTALARTAGLPVRTGVLVDEGLRTADPFVYAVGGCAELRADDQGEARAGDQSEARAGDQREARADERADVGGQLAGVGRPGLAAGRATTSPAGTGDDAAALRQAEVLAKWFAHGPGPANPGPANPGFPGPSNRGPATPARPDSASSGPSSTSHVTYLPGTRPLLRLSAPGLDVLSFGTLAGAAPLVTLSDPDGERHGALALRDGRLAGAVLYGLPRGAAAVAHLHDSGAPVPADHLALLLGVPALSGAGGELPDDALVCHCNNVTRAALRGAWRDGARDFPALTARTRATTGCGSCADDVRRLCADLAAAPPPGSVSTSGPSSQDSAQDSASGPSSPEPASRPPLTEDAA from the coding sequence GTGAGCCGGACAGTCGTCGTCGGTGACGGTTCCGCCGCCCATCACCTCGCCGAGCGGCTGCACCACCACGGGCACCCGGGCCCGGTGACCCTCCTGAGCACGGGCGCCGGCGGCCCCGCCTGCCACGTCGCCTTATTGCCCTCGGTACTCGACGGCACGCTGCCGCCCGAGGCCGCGGCCCTGCCCGCGCTCCCGGCGGACGTCGTACGCGGAACCGGGGTCGTCACCGGCATCGACCGCGAGCGGCGCCTGGTACACACCGGCGACGGGCAGGCGTACGCGTACGACCGGCTCGTACTCGCGACCGGTGCGGCCGCCCACATACCCGACGTCCTCGGCGTACGGACGGCGGACGGTGCCCTGACCGAAGGCGCGATCACGCTCGACCGTCCCGCCGACTGGGCGCGGGCCGCCGCGCGCAGCGGGCCGGTCGCCGTCATCGGCGGCTCGGCACGCGGCGTCGAGTCGGCCCTTGCGCTGCGCCGTGCCGGACGCGAGGTCACCCTCGTCCACGAGGCGGCCCATCCGCTCGACGGCGCGCTGGACACGGTCGCGGGCGGGCTGCTCGCGGCCCGGCTCGAACGCGAAGGCATCGAACTGCTCCCCGGCCGCCGGGCCGTGTCCTGGTCCCACGGCAAACTCGTCCTGGACGACTGCTCCGCCGTCGCCGCCGAATCCCTCCTCCTGTGCACCGGCACCGTCCCGCGCACCGCCCTCGCCCGGACGGCCGGACTCCCGGTCCGCACCGGCGTTCTCGTCGACGAGGGGCTGCGTACGGCGGATCCCTTCGTGTACGCGGTGGGGGGTTGCGCCGAGCTTCGGGCCGATGATCAGGGCGAGGCTCGGGCCGGAGATCAGAGCGAGGCTCGGGCCGGAGATCAGAGGGAGGCCCGGGCCGATGAACGGGCCGATGTCGGTGGGCAGTTGGCGGGTGTAGGGCGACCGGGGCTCGCTGCCGGCCGAGCCACCACCAGCCCTGCCGGTACCGGCGACGACGCGGCGGCGCTGCGGCAGGCCGAGGTGCTCGCGAAGTGGTTCGCGCACGGTCCTGGTCCCGCCAACCCCGGCCCCGCCAACCCTGGTTTCCCTGGTCCCTCCAATCGTGGTCCCGCCACCCCCGCTCGCCCCGACTCGGCTTCTTCCGGCCCGAGTTCGACCTCTCACGTGACGTACCTCCCGGGCACCCGCCCCCTCCTCAGGCTCAGCGCTCCCGGGCTGGATGTGCTCAGCTTCGGCACGCTCGCGGGGGCCGCACCGCTGGTGACGCTCTCGGACCCGGACGGGGAGCGGCACGGGGCGCTGGCCCTGCGCGACGGACGGCTCGCGGGGGCGGTGCTGTACGGGCTGCCGCGTGGGGCCGCCGCCGTCGCGCATCTGCACGACTCGGGTGCGCCGGTGCCCGCCGACCACCTCGCGCTGCTGCTCGGCGTACCCGCGCTGAGCGGGGCGGGCGGGGAACTGCCGGACGACGCGCTGGTCTGCCACTGCAACAACGTGACCCGCGCGGCACTGCGCGGCGCCTGGCGGGACGGCGCCCGGGACTTCCCCGCACTGACCGCGCGCACCCGCGCCACCACCGGCTGCGGGAGCTGCGCCGACGATGTACGGCGGCTGTGCGCGGACCTGGCCGCCGCACCTCCACCGGGATCCGTCTCCACCTCCGGGCCGTCGTCACAAGATTCCGCACAAGATTCCGCCTCCGGGCCGTCGTCGCCGGAGCCCGCCTCCCGGCCGCCGCTGACAGAGGACGCCGCATGA